One segment of Belonocnema kinseyi isolate 2016_QV_RU_SX_M_011 chromosome 7, B_treatae_v1, whole genome shotgun sequence DNA contains the following:
- the LOC117177028 gene encoding RAB11-binding protein RELCH homolog isoform X2 — translation MASMQGEVRNPSTSSGARGDSQLRPPISYEEIAIKLINEKLLLTALELHAELCEANKELPILRDFFENPNNFTTQNIKPEPFQNLPRSASQATLDSLDMTRFSEDGGGVDERVAVLEFELRKARENISSLRANLTVVTECEGTSPDKGSEKNVPKVPSIKPHEQRALNYLVNEYLLARSCKLTSITFSDENDDQDFEDWQDVGLNIPKPPELLQIYREFMRASGRDKPPSVDMAIQTDSESENIQRSEKNELEEVNGLKGEAVRFEQEKTDFQNILTNRNFPTVVEGSCGTLQTFNSTSSTPEKFELLESPPQNVSNTTQNLEEDSVSVVVSIGETDPGDKDWTRIQFSNTDITESSVNLLHSPSSSRHLPANFRKEVMKHCLIPLSDSVSIMEEPLKDGITKDTLVEILTRMLPRIAPNVILNKREELIPLILSAVRLQSSSVGKDKLLQLLFNLKKKPQEDERRVILGGLVAMARLNNGLTENEEILNLCWEQSQHKYTERRLLAAECCSVLAPFTFSGIRNSLMLSMLQQMLLDDKEPLVRTTVVKSLALLVALMDDPDKYFQCEELAVTALNDVALEVVDAASSVLIPILGQWALSLERLLSHLLPRIIGKLHSQFKSSHPSSNKEQSDGERIVASIGVLQYLLPLAIVCTVDNEIVRSLTQEGTSAELPLEFSSLCHSTMIDPKVFYESDVDVGVLLNTFFINTWENDTWPELEWLTEKHIPELLEILASVNVAQESVLNGLLTYLESLCLGFGRYITRSKIQSVFMLHVDELEKQLLELSSDKRNLSLSLIPAYLIVLSTLDCTELSISLKHFLVALSMSGTSVASLQLAVVRLCRQVEMQGYVLKGLWDGVVHQRPSVKCATAILFGSVIPLVSERLANAKVAPAIITLATDSDVTVRAAAIPILGRLVTECGSKEAREKARLTLETIAREPQGIPSSLAVPLVLTLASIAPNCPQKYVEDVIATQLTGITASALQQTRKIELASALIDAYSVLVYCPLSNQCVSGVLLPGLKYLDILISTVLPHQKETMRSLLREAESRQDLPKPMERSASSSSGLSLSLATANVGQGVEDMRQRGARYMKNQHF, via the exons ATGGCAAGTATGCAGGGAGAGGTTAGGAATCCCTCTACGTCTAGCGGAGCTAgag GGGATAGTCAGTTGCGACCACCCATATCTTACGAAGAAATTGCGATCAAACTTATAAATGAGAAGCTTCTGCTAACAGCATTAGAACTGCACGCAGAATTATGCGAGGCAAACAAGGAGTTGCCAATCCTAAGGGATTTCTTCGAAAACCCCAACAATTTCACGACTCAAAATATTAAACCGGAACCCTTTCAAAATTTGC CTAGATCTGCTAGTCAGGCAACATTAGACTCTCTCGACATGACGAGGTTTTCCGAAGACGGCGGAGGAGTCGACGAAAGAGTAGCAGTTTTAgaatttgaattaagaaaagcGAGGGAAAATATCAGCTCTCTTAGGGCAAATCTCACAGTTGTTACag AATGCGAAGGGACTAGTCCAGATAAAGGGTCAGAAAAGAATGTCCCAAAGGTACCGTCCATCAAACCACATGAGCAGAGAGCCTTGAATTACTTAGTGAATGAATATTTGCTCGCTCGTTCTTGCAAATTAACTTCGATCACCTTCAGCGATGAGAACGATGATCAGGATTTTGAGGATTGGCAGGATGTTGGCTTAAACATCCCGAAGCCCCCAgaattgttacaaatttatagagAATTTATGAGAGCCAGTGGGCGTGATAAACCACCTTCTGTAGATATGGCCATACAAACTGATTCAGAGTCTGAAAATATCCaaagaagtgaaaaaaatgaG TTGGAAGAGGTCAATGGTTTGAAGGGAGAAGCAGTTAGATTCGAACAAGagaaaacagattttcaaaacattttaacgaACAGAAATTTCCCAACTGTAGTTGAG GGTAGTTGCGGGACTTTACAGACATTTAATTCAACTTCATCAACacctgaaaaatttgaattgttggaATCTCCGCCGCAAAATGTATCTAATACCACTCAGAATCTTGAAGAGGATAGTGTATCTGTTGTCGTAAGTATTGGTGAAACTGATCCTGGTGACAAGGACTGGACCaggattcaattttcaaacactgATATTACCGAGAGTTCGGTGAACTTGTTACATTCACCATCTAG TTCCAGACATTTACCTGCTAACTTTAGAAAAGAAGTGATGAAACACTGCCTAATTCCTTTGTCAGATTCTGTTAGCATAATGGAAGAACCATTAAAAGACGGAATAACGAAAGAtactttagtagaaattttaacgcGTATGTTGCCAAGAATAGCTcctaatgttattttaaataaacgcgAAGAACTGATACCTTTGATATTGAGTGCTGTCAGGTTGCAGAGCAGCTCTGTCGGAAAGGATAAACTCTTGCAacttttgttcaatttgaaaaagaagccaCAAGAAGATGAGAGACGAGTCATTTTAGGAG GTTTAGTGGCAATGGCAAGGCTAAATAATGGTTTGACTGAAAACGAGGAAATTTTGAATCTCTGTTGGGAGCAAAGTCAGCATAAATACACTGAAAGAAGGTTGTTGGCGGCCGAGTGCTGTTCCGTACTTGCTCCATTCACTTTTAGTGGAATCAGAAATTCTCTAATGCTCTCGATGCTTCAGCAAATGTTGCTAGATGATAAGGAACCTTTAGTTAGAACTACCGTAGTCAAAAGTCTTGCTTTACTTGTTGCTCTTATGGATGATCCTGACAAGTACTTTCAG TGCGAGGAATTAGCGGTAACAGCACTGAATGACGTGGCCTTGGAAGTCGTCGACGCGGCTTCTTCTGTTCTTATACCCATATTGGGTCAGTGGGCTCTTTCTTTAGAACGCTTATTATCTCATCTTCTACCTCGCATAATAGGAAAACTGCATAGCCAGTTCAAATCAAGCCATCCTTCTAGTAATAAGGAGCAATCTGATGGAGAGAGAATTGTCGCTTCTATTGGAGTCTTGCAGTATCTTTTACCTCTAGCAATTGTTTGCACTGTAGATAATGAAATCGTTCGATCTTTAACTCAAGAAGGGACTTCAGCAGAATTAC CTTTAGAATTTTCAAGCCTGTGTCATTCGACAATGATTGATCCTAAGGTATTTTACGAGAGTGACGTAGATGTGGGCGTGCTTCTAAATACTTTCTTCATAAATACATGGGAAAATGATACGTGGCCGGAACTGGAATGGCTCACAGAAAAaca CATACCAGAACTGCTAGAAATATTAGCTTCTGTTAACGTTGCACAAGAAAGTGTCCTAAACGGCCTTTTAACCTACCTCGAGTCATTATGTTTAGGATTCGGACGATACATTACACGATCGaag aTTCAGTCAGTGTTTATGCTTCACGTAGATGAACTTGAAAAGCAACTATTGGAACTTTCCTCTGATAAGAGAAATCTCAGTCTCTCTTTGATCCCAGCGTATTTGATAGTTCTTTCAACTTTAGACTGTACAGAACTCTCAATTTCCTTGAAACATTTCCTTGTCGCATTGTCGATGAGCGGAACGAGTGTTGCTAGTCTGCAATTGGCAGTTGTCAGATTATGCAGACAGGTCGAAATGCAGGGATACGTTCTCAAGGGACTTTGGGATG GAGTCGTGCATCAAAGACCAAGTGTAAAATGTGCAACAGCTATCTTGTTTGGATCTGTTATACCCCTTGTTTCTGAGCGATTAGCAAATGCAAAAGTAGCTCCTGCTATTATAACACTAGCTACTGATTCTGATGT AACTGTAAGAGCTGCTGCGATACCAATTCTTGGTCGTCTTGTAACAGAATGCGGGTCTAAAGAAGCGAGAGAAAAGGCTCGATTGACTCTAGAGACAATTGCTAGAGAACCTCAAGGTATTCCGTCCTCATTAGCAGTACCTTTGGTTTTAACCTTAGCTTCCATTGCACCGAATTGTCCACAAAAATACGTTGAGGatg TGATAGCAACGCAGCTAACTGGCATTACGGCTTCGGCTTTGCAACAAACTCGAAAGATTGAATTAGCTAGCGCTTTAATCGACGCTTACTCGGTTTTAGTTTATTGTCCCTTGAGCAATCAATGCGTATCTGGTGTGCTTTTACCTGGGTTAAAGTACCTTGATATTTTAATTAGTACAGTTCTACCTCATCAAAAGGAAACTATGCGTTCACTGTTGAGAGAAGCAGAATCTCGACAAGATCTCCCGAAACCGATGGAAAG gtcGGCTTCGTCTAGTTCGGGTTTATCATTATCGTTAGCGACAGCGAATGTAGGACAAGGTGTAGAAGATATGCGTCAGAGA GGTGCCCGTTATATGaagaatcaacatttttaa
- the LOC117177028 gene encoding RAB11-binding protein RELCH homolog isoform X1 — translation MASMQGEVRNPSTSSGARGDSQLRPPISYEEIAIKLINEKLLLTALELHAELCEANKELPILRDFFENPNNFTTQNIKPEPFQNLPRSASQATLDSLDMTRFSEDGGGVDERVAVLEFELRKARENISSLRANLTVVTECEGTSPDKGSEKNVPKVPSIKPHEQRALNYLVNEYLLARSCKLTSITFSDENDDQDFEDWQDVGLNIPKPPELLQIYREFMRASGRDKPPSVDMAIQTDSESENIQRSEKNELEEVNGLKGEAVRFEQEKTDFQNILTNRNFPTVVEGSCGTLQTFNSTSSTPEKFELLESPPQNVSNTTQNLEEDSVSVVVSIGETDPGDKDWTRIQFSNTDITESSVNLLHSPSSSRHLPANFRKEVMKHCLIPLSDSVSIMEEPLKDGITKDTLVEILTRMLPRIAPNVILNKREELIPLILSAVRLQSSSVGKDKLLQLLFNLKKKPQEDERRVILGGLVAMARLNNGLTENEEILNLCWEQSQHKYTERRLLAAECCSVLAPFTFSGIRNSLMLSMLQQMLLDDKEPLVRTTVVKSLALLVALMDDPDKYFQCEELAVTALNDVALEVVDAASSVLIPILGQWALSLERLLSHLLPRIIGKLHSQFKSSHPSSNKEQSDGERIVASIGVLQYLLPLAIVCTVDNEIVRSLTQEGTSAELPLEFSSLCHSTMIDPKVFYESDVDVGVLLNTFFINTWENDTWPELEWLTEKHIPELLEILASVNVAQESVLNGLLTYLESLCLGFGRYITRSKIQSVFMLHVDELEKQLLELSSDKRNLSLSLIPAYLIVLSTLDCTELSISLKHFLVALSMSGTSVASLQLAVVRLCRQVEMQGYVLKGLWDGVVHQRPSVKCATAILFGSVIPLVSERLANAKVAPAIITLATDSDVTVRAAAIPILGRLVTECGSKEAREKARLTLETIAREPQGIPSSLAVPLVLTLASIAPNCPQKYVEDVIATQLTGITASALQQTRKIELASALIDAYSVLVYCPLSNQCVSGVLLPGLKYLDILISTVLPHQKETMRSLLREAESRQDLPKPMERSASSSSGLSLSLATANVGQGVEDMRQRVSKIFQQKTSPSLPSIFRKK, via the exons ATGGCAAGTATGCAGGGAGAGGTTAGGAATCCCTCTACGTCTAGCGGAGCTAgag GGGATAGTCAGTTGCGACCACCCATATCTTACGAAGAAATTGCGATCAAACTTATAAATGAGAAGCTTCTGCTAACAGCATTAGAACTGCACGCAGAATTATGCGAGGCAAACAAGGAGTTGCCAATCCTAAGGGATTTCTTCGAAAACCCCAACAATTTCACGACTCAAAATATTAAACCGGAACCCTTTCAAAATTTGC CTAGATCTGCTAGTCAGGCAACATTAGACTCTCTCGACATGACGAGGTTTTCCGAAGACGGCGGAGGAGTCGACGAAAGAGTAGCAGTTTTAgaatttgaattaagaaaagcGAGGGAAAATATCAGCTCTCTTAGGGCAAATCTCACAGTTGTTACag AATGCGAAGGGACTAGTCCAGATAAAGGGTCAGAAAAGAATGTCCCAAAGGTACCGTCCATCAAACCACATGAGCAGAGAGCCTTGAATTACTTAGTGAATGAATATTTGCTCGCTCGTTCTTGCAAATTAACTTCGATCACCTTCAGCGATGAGAACGATGATCAGGATTTTGAGGATTGGCAGGATGTTGGCTTAAACATCCCGAAGCCCCCAgaattgttacaaatttatagagAATTTATGAGAGCCAGTGGGCGTGATAAACCACCTTCTGTAGATATGGCCATACAAACTGATTCAGAGTCTGAAAATATCCaaagaagtgaaaaaaatgaG TTGGAAGAGGTCAATGGTTTGAAGGGAGAAGCAGTTAGATTCGAACAAGagaaaacagattttcaaaacattttaacgaACAGAAATTTCCCAACTGTAGTTGAG GGTAGTTGCGGGACTTTACAGACATTTAATTCAACTTCATCAACacctgaaaaatttgaattgttggaATCTCCGCCGCAAAATGTATCTAATACCACTCAGAATCTTGAAGAGGATAGTGTATCTGTTGTCGTAAGTATTGGTGAAACTGATCCTGGTGACAAGGACTGGACCaggattcaattttcaaacactgATATTACCGAGAGTTCGGTGAACTTGTTACATTCACCATCTAG TTCCAGACATTTACCTGCTAACTTTAGAAAAGAAGTGATGAAACACTGCCTAATTCCTTTGTCAGATTCTGTTAGCATAATGGAAGAACCATTAAAAGACGGAATAACGAAAGAtactttagtagaaattttaacgcGTATGTTGCCAAGAATAGCTcctaatgttattttaaataaacgcgAAGAACTGATACCTTTGATATTGAGTGCTGTCAGGTTGCAGAGCAGCTCTGTCGGAAAGGATAAACTCTTGCAacttttgttcaatttgaaaaagaagccaCAAGAAGATGAGAGACGAGTCATTTTAGGAG GTTTAGTGGCAATGGCAAGGCTAAATAATGGTTTGACTGAAAACGAGGAAATTTTGAATCTCTGTTGGGAGCAAAGTCAGCATAAATACACTGAAAGAAGGTTGTTGGCGGCCGAGTGCTGTTCCGTACTTGCTCCATTCACTTTTAGTGGAATCAGAAATTCTCTAATGCTCTCGATGCTTCAGCAAATGTTGCTAGATGATAAGGAACCTTTAGTTAGAACTACCGTAGTCAAAAGTCTTGCTTTACTTGTTGCTCTTATGGATGATCCTGACAAGTACTTTCAG TGCGAGGAATTAGCGGTAACAGCACTGAATGACGTGGCCTTGGAAGTCGTCGACGCGGCTTCTTCTGTTCTTATACCCATATTGGGTCAGTGGGCTCTTTCTTTAGAACGCTTATTATCTCATCTTCTACCTCGCATAATAGGAAAACTGCATAGCCAGTTCAAATCAAGCCATCCTTCTAGTAATAAGGAGCAATCTGATGGAGAGAGAATTGTCGCTTCTATTGGAGTCTTGCAGTATCTTTTACCTCTAGCAATTGTTTGCACTGTAGATAATGAAATCGTTCGATCTTTAACTCAAGAAGGGACTTCAGCAGAATTAC CTTTAGAATTTTCAAGCCTGTGTCATTCGACAATGATTGATCCTAAGGTATTTTACGAGAGTGACGTAGATGTGGGCGTGCTTCTAAATACTTTCTTCATAAATACATGGGAAAATGATACGTGGCCGGAACTGGAATGGCTCACAGAAAAaca CATACCAGAACTGCTAGAAATATTAGCTTCTGTTAACGTTGCACAAGAAAGTGTCCTAAACGGCCTTTTAACCTACCTCGAGTCATTATGTTTAGGATTCGGACGATACATTACACGATCGaag aTTCAGTCAGTGTTTATGCTTCACGTAGATGAACTTGAAAAGCAACTATTGGAACTTTCCTCTGATAAGAGAAATCTCAGTCTCTCTTTGATCCCAGCGTATTTGATAGTTCTTTCAACTTTAGACTGTACAGAACTCTCAATTTCCTTGAAACATTTCCTTGTCGCATTGTCGATGAGCGGAACGAGTGTTGCTAGTCTGCAATTGGCAGTTGTCAGATTATGCAGACAGGTCGAAATGCAGGGATACGTTCTCAAGGGACTTTGGGATG GAGTCGTGCATCAAAGACCAAGTGTAAAATGTGCAACAGCTATCTTGTTTGGATCTGTTATACCCCTTGTTTCTGAGCGATTAGCAAATGCAAAAGTAGCTCCTGCTATTATAACACTAGCTACTGATTCTGATGT AACTGTAAGAGCTGCTGCGATACCAATTCTTGGTCGTCTTGTAACAGAATGCGGGTCTAAAGAAGCGAGAGAAAAGGCTCGATTGACTCTAGAGACAATTGCTAGAGAACCTCAAGGTATTCCGTCCTCATTAGCAGTACCTTTGGTTTTAACCTTAGCTTCCATTGCACCGAATTGTCCACAAAAATACGTTGAGGatg TGATAGCAACGCAGCTAACTGGCATTACGGCTTCGGCTTTGCAACAAACTCGAAAGATTGAATTAGCTAGCGCTTTAATCGACGCTTACTCGGTTTTAGTTTATTGTCCCTTGAGCAATCAATGCGTATCTGGTGTGCTTTTACCTGGGTTAAAGTACCTTGATATTTTAATTAGTACAGTTCTACCTCATCAAAAGGAAACTATGCGTTCACTGTTGAGAGAAGCAGAATCTCGACAAGATCTCCCGAAACCGATGGAAAG gtcGGCTTCGTCTAGTTCGGGTTTATCATTATCGTTAGCGACAGCGAATGTAGGACAAGGTGTAGAAGATATGCGTCAGAGAGTGagtaaaatatttcagcaaaagaCCTCTCCAAGTTTACCAAGTATTTTTCGgaagaaataa